The following are encoded together in the Salvelinus fontinalis isolate EN_2023a chromosome 38, ASM2944872v1, whole genome shotgun sequence genome:
- the LOC129837798 gene encoding acidic amino acid decarboxylase GADL1-like isoform X2, producing the protein MAPTNERQMNDTSSKASASLAEPKGKRPPVLVDGVTLNGPTLDIREAESFLRDAMPIIMEEAVWKATDIKEKVCEWRSPEQLKDLLDLELREGGETHPQILQRCRDAIRYSVKTGHPLFFNQLYAGMDPYSLVGRFITEAINPSLYTYEVAPVFLLTEEAVLKKMIEIIGWQEGGDGIFSPGGSVSNMYAVNVARYHHCPDVKVLGLSALPRLVMFTSQECHYSVAKAAAFLGIGTNNVYVIPSDKRGKMIPAEFEKQVQRAKDEGALPFMVNATAGTTVLGAFDPLEEIADICERHNLWMHVDACWGGGALVSKKHRYLLQGIHRANSVAWNPHKMLMAGLQCCAFMVRDKTVR; encoded by the exons ATGGCGCCGACGAATGAAAGACAAATGAACG ATACCTCTAGTAAGGCCTCAGCGAGCCTTGCAGAGCCCAAGGGGAAGCGGCCCCCAGTGCTTGTGGACGGCGTGACTCTGAACGGCCCCACGCTGGACATCCGGGAAGCAGAGAGCTTCCTCAGAGACGCCATGCCCATCATCATGGAGGAGGCCGTCTGGAAGGCTACTGACATCAAGGAGAAG GTGTGCGAGTGGCGCTCTCCAGAGCAGCTGAAGGACCTATTAGACCTAGAGCTGAGGGAAGGAGGCGAGACACATCCCCAGATACTGCAGCGCTGTCGGGACGCCATCCGATACAGTGTCAAGACCG gACATCCTCTGTTCTTCAACCAGCTCTATGCAGGCATGGACCCTTATTCACTAGTGGGCCGATTCATCACAGAAGCTATCAACCCCAGTCT GTACACATATGAGGTTGCTCCAGTGTTCCTGCTGACAGAGGAGGCGGTTCTGAAGAAGATGATAGAGATCATTGGATGGCAGGAAGGAGGGGACGGCATCTTCAGCCCAG GTGGCTCTGTGTCCAACATGTATGCTGTGAACGTGGCCAGGTACCACCACTGTCCTGACGTGAAGGTGCTGGGCCTGTCTGCCTTGCCTAGACTGGTCATGTTTACATCACaggag TGTCATTACTCtgttgccaaagcagcagctttCCTGGGAATTGGCACCAACAATGTTTATGTGATCCCGTCAGATAAGAG AGGGAAGATGATTCCAGCAGAGTTTGAGAAGCAAGTACAGAGAGCCAAAGATGAG ggagCTTTGCCCTTCATGGTGAACGCCACAGCAGGGACCACCGTACTAGGGGCCTTCGACCCGCTGGAGGAGATAGCTGACATCTGTGAACGACACAATCTATGGATGCATGTAGAT GCATGTTGGGGAGGAGGAGCCCTGGTGTCTAAGAAACACAGATACCTGCTACAGGGCATTCACAG AGCCAACTCAGTAGCATGGAATCCTCACAAGATGCTGATGGCTGGTCTACAGTGCTGTGCATTCATGGTTCGGGACAAAACGGTACGCTAA
- the LOC129837798 gene encoding acidic amino acid decarboxylase GADL1-like isoform X1 — protein sequence MGSGESRPVKVSLCGDTSSKASASLAEPKGKRPPVLVDGVTLNGPTLDIREAESFLRDAMPIIMEEAVWKATDIKEKVCEWRSPEQLKDLLDLELREGGETHPQILQRCRDAIRYSVKTGHPLFFNQLYAGMDPYSLVGRFITEAINPSLYTYEVAPVFLLTEEAVLKKMIEIIGWQEGGDGIFSPGGSVSNMYAVNVARYHHCPDVKVLGLSALPRLVMFTSQECHYSVAKAAAFLGIGTNNVYVIPSDKRGKMIPAEFEKQVQRAKDEGALPFMVNATAGTTVLGAFDPLEEIADICERHNLWMHVDACWGGGALVSKKHRYLLQGIHRANSVAWNPHKMLMAGLQCCAFMVRDKTVR from the exons ATGGGCAGCGGGGAAAGTCGCCCTGTCAAGGTGTCTCTCTGCGGAG ATACCTCTAGTAAGGCCTCAGCGAGCCTTGCAGAGCCCAAGGGGAAGCGGCCCCCAGTGCTTGTGGACGGCGTGACTCTGAACGGCCCCACGCTGGACATCCGGGAAGCAGAGAGCTTCCTCAGAGACGCCATGCCCATCATCATGGAGGAGGCCGTCTGGAAGGCTACTGACATCAAGGAGAAG GTGTGCGAGTGGCGCTCTCCAGAGCAGCTGAAGGACCTATTAGACCTAGAGCTGAGGGAAGGAGGCGAGACACATCCCCAGATACTGCAGCGCTGTCGGGACGCCATCCGATACAGTGTCAAGACCG gACATCCTCTGTTCTTCAACCAGCTCTATGCAGGCATGGACCCTTATTCACTAGTGGGCCGATTCATCACAGAAGCTATCAACCCCAGTCT GTACACATATGAGGTTGCTCCAGTGTTCCTGCTGACAGAGGAGGCGGTTCTGAAGAAGATGATAGAGATCATTGGATGGCAGGAAGGAGGGGACGGCATCTTCAGCCCAG GTGGCTCTGTGTCCAACATGTATGCTGTGAACGTGGCCAGGTACCACCACTGTCCTGACGTGAAGGTGCTGGGCCTGTCTGCCTTGCCTAGACTGGTCATGTTTACATCACaggag TGTCATTACTCtgttgccaaagcagcagctttCCTGGGAATTGGCACCAACAATGTTTATGTGATCCCGTCAGATAAGAG AGGGAAGATGATTCCAGCAGAGTTTGAGAAGCAAGTACAGAGAGCCAAAGATGAG ggagCTTTGCCCTTCATGGTGAACGCCACAGCAGGGACCACCGTACTAGGGGCCTTCGACCCGCTGGAGGAGATAGCTGACATCTGTGAACGACACAATCTATGGATGCATGTAGAT GCATGTTGGGGAGGAGGAGCCCTGGTGTCTAAGAAACACAGATACCTGCTACAGGGCATTCACAG AGCCAACTCAGTAGCATGGAATCCTCACAAGATGCTGATGGCTGGTCTACAGTGCTGTGCATTCATGGTTCGGGACAAAACGGTACGCTAA